A genomic segment from Nicotiana tabacum cultivar K326 chromosome 9, ASM71507v2, whole genome shotgun sequence encodes:
- the LOC107829471 gene encoding uncharacterized protein LOC107829471, translating to MPRPGPRPYECVRRAWHSDRHQPIRGSIIQQIFRVVQERHSVVTKKNREWQQKLPIVVFKSEEIMYSKSNSEAEYMDPETLWDRLNDAIDTIIRRDETAETGQFLPPCVEAALNLGCTAERASRSQRNTNPRSYLSPRNQEPQCVPPKVFSRSTNEQNSNSSLPFRPANQPTFLRPSNVNSPGLASDFDRPVMPSINNLGASSSEKNVIISADVGSVYPLYYGTDIQPEVSPMVFQKPQRNVIVGKPIYQSIAEPAEISGFPRLFPCGRDDIQEKLCQADYRDNTRKVPELDCDLSLRLGLSANSRLQLEQVQTGCLGDIRPSDNSHERDRFKLMSTSKGKEFTFFPTESASGPSGLHRARENLEVYGHNAEKLFRKPKMPVRLSDGFQQRDEFEVVSTSKDKEFPFFLAESANSPSGLQTGPANLEGEGQNAETLPRKRKMPFHNNMELGQFMWQDELTLNRFSGQMKRPEIWTALPNLCLHLVYVRGRGTLDTRKFKLLAAFPWICIAEKKGLYCYI from the exons ATGCCTAGGCCAGGACCCAGACCTTATGAGTGTGTAAGAAGAGCTTGGCATAGTGATAGACACCAACCCATTAGAGGTTCTATTATACAACAAATTTTCAG GGTTGTACAAGAAAGGCATAGTGTTGTTACTAAGAAAAACAGAGAATGGCAACAGAAGCTCCCTATTGTGGTTTTCAAATCTGAGGAAATTATGTACTCCAAATCTAATTCTGAg GCTGAATATATGGATCCTGAAACACTTTGGGATCGGTTAAATGATGCCATTGATACTATAATTAGGAGAGATGAGACTGCAGAGACTGGACAATTCTTGCCTCCTTGTGTTGAAG CTGCTCTTAATTTGGGGTGTACTGCGGAGAGAGCCTCTAGGAGCCAGCGGAACACTAATCCGAGGAGTTACCTCAGCCCAAGAAATCAAGAACCTCAATGTGTACCTCCTAAAGTTTTCAGTAGAAGTACCAATGAGCAAAACTCTAACTCATCGTTACCATTTCGCCCTGCGAACCAACCGACTTTCTTGAGACCTTCAAATGTCAATTCACCCGGATTAGCTTCAGATTTTGACAGGCCTGTAATGCCTAGCATCAACAATCTTGGTGCTTCCTCAAGTGAAAAAAACGTTATTATATCCGCTGATGTTGGTTCAGTATATCCGCTGTACTACGGTACTGATATTCAGCCTGAAGTTTCTCCTATGGTCTTCCAAAAGCCTCAACGTAATGTAATTGTTGGCAAACCTATATACCAATCCATCGCGGAGCCTGCTGAAATCAGCGGCTTCCCGAGACTGTTTCCCTGTGGGAGAGATGATATTCAAGAAAAATTATGTCAAGCAGATTATAGGGACAACACTAGGAAGGTGCCTGAATTGGATTGTGATTTGTCCTTAAGGTTGGGTCTCTCTGCAAACTCTCGCTTGCAGTTGGAACAGGTTCAAACTGGTTGCCTTGGTGACATTAGGCCAAGCGACAATTCTCATGAAAGAGACCGGTTCAAGCTTATGTCTACCagtaaagggaaagagttcactTTCTTTCCCACAGAGTCTGCTAGTGGTCCATCAGGGTTGCACAGAGCTCGTGAAAATTTGGAGGTTTACGGTCACAATGCAGAAAAACTATTTAGGAAGCCTAAGATGCCTGTAAGGCTGAGTGACGGTTTTCAGCAAAGAGACGAGTTCGAGGTTGTTTCTACCAGTAAAGACAAAGAGTTTCCTTTCTTTCTTGCGGAGTCTGCCAATAGTCCGTCGGGGTTGCAAACAGGTCCGGCAAATTTAGAGGGTGAAGGTCAGAATGCTGAAACACTACCTAGGAAACGTAAGATGCCCTTCCATAACAATATGGAACTCGGACAATTTATGTGGCAAGATGAGCTAACTTTGAACCGTTTTTCTGGTCAAATGAAAAGGCCAG AGATCTGGACTGCATTGCCAAACCTTTGCCTGCACTTGGTCTATGTCCGGGGCCGGGGAACTCTTGACACCAG GAAATTCAAGCTTCTGGCAGCTTTTCCTTGGATATGCATTGCTGAAAAAAAAGGCCTCTACTGCTATATATGA